The proteins below are encoded in one region of Neofelis nebulosa isolate mNeoNeb1 chromosome 17, mNeoNeb1.pri, whole genome shotgun sequence:
- the EDC4 gene encoding enhancer of mRNA-decapping protein 4 isoform X1 has protein sequence MASSCASIDIEDATQHLRDILKLDRPAGGPSAESQRPSNAYNGDLNGLLVPDPLCSGDGTSTNKSGLRAMPPINLQEKQVICLSGDDSSTCIGILAKEVEIVASSDSSISSKARGSNKVKIQPVAKYDWEQKYYYGNLIAVSNSFLAYAIRAANNGSAMVRVISVSTSERTLLKGFTGSVADLAFAHLNSSQLACLDEAGNLFVWRLALVNGKIQEEILVHIQQPEGTPLNHFRRIIWCPFIPEESEDCCEEGSPTVALLHEDRAEVWDLDMLRSNHSTWPVRVSQIKQGFIVVKGHSTCLSEGALSPDGTVLATASHDGFVKFWQIYIEGQDEPRCLHEWKPHDGRSLSCLLFCDNHKKQDPEVPFWRFLITGADQNRELKMWCTVSWTCLQTIRFSPDIFSSVSVPPSLKVCLDLSAEYLILSDVQRKVLYVMELLQNQEEGRACFSSISEFLLTHPVLSFGIQVVSRCRLRHTEVLPAEEENDSLGADGTHGAGAVESAAGVLIKLFCVHTKALQDVQIRFQPQLNPDVVAPLPTHTAHEDFAFPTAFGESRPELGSEGLGSATQGSQPDLRRIVELPAPADFLSLSSETKPKLMTPDAFMTPSTSLQQIAASPSNSNSSSSSSSSSSSLTAVSAMSSTSAVDPSLPSLPATRPPEELTLSPKLQLDGSLTMSSSSSLQASPRSLLPSLLPGPADKLTPKAPGQVPTAASALSLELQEVEPLGLPQASPSRTRSPDVISSASTALSQDIPEIASEALSRGFVSSAPEGLEPDSMASAASALHLLSPRPRPASELGSQLGLDGGPGDGDRHSTPSLLEAALTQEATAPDNQVWPTAPDITRETCSSLAESPRNGLQEKHKSLAFHRPPYHLLQQHDSQDASAEQSDHDDEVASLASVAGGFGTKVPTPRLPAKDWKTKGSPRASPKLKRKGKKDDGDSAVGSRLMEHQVAEAPEDWPALIWQQQRELAELRHSQEELLQRLCTQLEGLQSTVTGHVERALESRHEQDQRRLERALAEGQQRGGQLQEQLTQQLSQALSSAIAGRLERSIRDEIKKTVPPCVSRSLEPVAGQLSNSVATKLTAVEGSMKENISKLLKSKNLTDAIARAAADTLQGPMQAAYREAFQSVVLPAFEKSCQAMFQQINDSFRLGTQEYLQQLESHMKSRKAREQEAREPVLAQLRGLVSTLQGATEQMAATVSSSVRAEVQHQLHVAVGSLQESILAQVQRIVKGEVSVALKEQQAAVTSSIMQAMRSAAGTPVPAAHLDCQAQQAHILQLLQQGHLNQAFQQALTAADLNLVLYVCETVDPGQVFGQPPCPLSQPVLLSLIQQLASDLGTRTDLKLSYLEEAVMHLDHSDPITRDHMGSVMAQVRQKLFQFLQAEPHNSLGKVARRLSLMLHGLVTPSLP, from the exons GTGAAAATCCAGCCTGTGGCCAAGTATGACTGGGAGCAGAAATACTACTACGGCAACCTGATTGCTGTGTCCAACTCCTTCTTGGCCTATGCCATTCGGG CCGCCAACAATGGCTCAGCGATGGTGCGGGTGATCAGTGTAAGCACTTCGGAGCGGACCCTGCTCAAGGGCTTCACAGGCAGCGTGGCTGATCTGGCCTTTGCACACCTGAATTCCTCACAGCTGGCCTGCCTAGATGAGGCAGGCAACCTGTTTGTGTGGCGCTTGGCTCTAGTTAATGGCAAAATTCA AGAAGAGATCTTGGTCCACATCCAGCAGCCAGAGGGTACACCACTGAACCACTTCCGTAGGATCATCTGGTGCCCCTTCATCCCTGAGGAGAGTGAGGACTGCTGTGAGGAGGGCAGCCCAACGGTGGCCCTGTTGCATGAGGACCGG GCTGAGGTGTGGGACCTGGACATGCTCCGCTCCAACCACAGCACCTGGCCTGTGCGTGTCAGCCAGATCAAGCAAGGCTTCATCGTGGTCAAAGGCCATAGCACG TGTCTAAGTGAAGGGGCCCTCTCACCCGATGGGACTGTCCTGGCTACTGCAAGCCATGATGGCTTTGTCAAGTTCTGGCAGATCTACATTGAGGGGCAGGATGAACCAAG GTGTCTGCACGAATGGAAGCCTCATGATGGGAGGTCCCTTTCCTGCCTCCTGTTCTGTGACAACCATAAGAAACAGGAccctga AGTCCCTTTCTGGAGGTTCCTTATTACTGGCGCTGACCAGAATCGAGAGCTAAAGATGTGGTGCACAGTGTCCTGGACCTGTCTGCAGACAATTCG TTTCTCCCCAGATATCTTTAGCTCAGTGAGTGTGCCCCCCAGCCTCAAGGTTTGTCTGGACCTCTCAGCTGAATACCTTATTCTCAGCGATGTGCAACGGAAG GTCCTCTACGTGATGGAGCTGCTGCAGAACCAGGAGGAGGGCCGTGCCTGCTTCAGCTCCATCTCTGAGTTCCTGCTCACCCATCCTGTGCTGAGCTTTGGTATCCAGGTTGTGAGTCGCTGCCGGCTGCGGCACACTGAAGTGCTACCTGCTGAGGAAGAGAATGACAGCCTAGGGGCTG ATGGAACCCACGGAGCTGGTGCCGTGGAGTCTGCAGCTGGTGTGCTCATCAAACTCTTCTGTGTGCATACTAA GGCATTGCAAGACGTACAGATCCGCTTCCAGCCACAGCTGAACCCTGATGTGGtggccccactccccacccacacTGCCCATGAGGACTTCG CTTTCCCCACAGCATTTGGAGAGTCTCGGCCCGAACTGGGCTCTGAGGGCCTGGGGTCAGCTACCCAAGGCTCCCAGCCTGACCTCCGACGCATAGTGGAGCTACCTGCACCTGCTGACTTCCTCAGTCTGAGCAGTGAGACCAAGCCCAAGCTGATGACACCTGACGCCTTCATGACACCTAGCACCTCCCTGCAGCAG atTGCTGCCTCCCCcagcaacagcaacagcagcagcagctccagctccagctcctccTCTCTTACAGCTGTGTCTGCCATGAGCAGTACCTCAGCTGTggacccctccctgcccag CCTTCCTGCCACCAGGCCACCCGAGGAGCtgactttgagccccaagttgCAGCTGGATGGCAGTTTGACaatgagcagcagcagcagcctgcAGGCAAGCCCGCGTAGCCTCTTGCCTAGCTTGCTCCCAGGTCCAGCTGACAAACTGACTCCCAAAGCACCTGGACAG GTGCCTACTGCTGCTTCTGCACTATCACTGGAGCTGCAGGAAGTGGAGCCCCTGGGGCTACCCCAGGCTTCCCCTAGCCGTACCCGCTCCCCTGATGTTATCTCCTCAGCTTCCACTGCCCTGTCCCAGGACATCCCTGAGATTGCATCTGAGGCCCTCTCCCGTGGTTTTGTCTCCTCTGCTCCTGAGGGTCTTGAACCAGATAGTATGGCCTCGGCTGCCTCAGCGCTACACCTGCTGTCCCCACGGCCCCGGCCAGCATCTGAGCTTGGCTCTCAGCTTGGCCTGGATGGAGGCCCTGGGGATGGGGATCGGCATAGTACCCCTTCCCTTTTGGAGGCAGCCTTGACCCAGGAAGCCACAGCCCCTGACAATCAGGTCTGGCCTACGGCACCAGACATTACTCGTGAGACCTGCAGCAGCCTGGCAGAGAG TCCCAGGAATGGCCTCCAGGAGAAGCACAAGAGCCTGGCCTTCCACCGACCACCTTATCACCTCCTGCAGCAACATGATAGCCAGGATGCCAGTGCTGAGCAAAG TGACCATGATGATGAAGTGGCCAGCCTTGCCTCTGTTGCAGGGGGCTTTGGCACCAAAGTTCCCACTCCACGGCTGCCAGCCAAGGACTGGAAGACCAAGGGATCTCCTCGAGCCTCACCCAAGCTTAAGAGAAAGGGCAAGAAAGATGACGG GGATTCGGCCGTAGGATCCCGGCTCATGGAGCACCAG GTGGCAGAAGCTCCTGAAGACTGGCCAGCACTAATTTGGCAACAGCAGAGAGAGCTGGCAGAGCTGCGGCACAGCCAGGAAGAATTGCTGCAGCGTCTTTGCACCCAACTTGAAGGCTTGCAGAGCACAGTCACGGGCCACGTAGAACGCGCCCTAGAGTCACGGCATGAGCAAGACC AGCGGCGGCTGGAGCGGGCACTGGCTGAGGGGCAGCAGCGGGGTGGGCAGCTGCAGGAGCAGCTGACGCAACAGCTGTCCCAGGCACTGTCTTCAGCTATAGCTGGTCGGCTAGAGCGCAGCATACGGGATGAGATCAAGAAGACTGTGCCTCCAT GTGTCTCCAGGAGTTTGGAGCCAGTGGCAGGCCAACTGAGCAATTCTGTGGCCACCAAGCTCACAGCTGTGGAGGGTAGCATGAAAGAGAATATCTCCAAGCTACTAAAGTCCAAG aaCTTGACAGATGCCATTGCCCGAGCAGCTGCAGACACATTACAGGGGCCAATGCAGGCTGCCTACCGTGAAGCCTTCCAGAGCGTGGTACTGCCAGCCTTTGAGAAGAGCTGCCAGGCCATGTTCCAGCAGATCAATGATAGCTTCCGACTGGGCACGCAAGAAT ACTTGCAGCAGCTAGAGAGCCACATGAAGAGCCGGAAGGCACGAGAACAGGAAGCACGGGAGCCCGTGTTGGCCCAGCTGCGAGGCCTGGTCAGCACACTGCAGGGTGCCACTGAGCAGATGGCAGCCACTGTATCCAGCAGCGTTCGGGCTGAGGTGCAGCACCAGCTGCACGTGGCTGTGGGCAG CCTGCAGGAGTCAATTTTAGCACAGGTACAGCGCATCGTTAAAGGTGAGGTGAGTGTAGCACTTAAGGAGCAACAGGCCGCTGTCACGTCTAGCATCATGCAGGCCATGCGTTCAGCTGCTGGCACACCTGTCCCCGCTGCCCACCTCGACTGCCAGGCCCAGCAAGCCCATATTCTACAGCTGCTGCAGCAGGGCCACCTCAATCAGGCCTTCCAGCAG GCCCTGACGGCTGCTGACCTGAACCTGGTGCTGTATGTGTGTGAAACTGTGGACCCAGGGCAGGTTTTTGGGCAGCCACCCTGCCCACTCTCCCAGCCTGTGCTCCTTTCCCTCATCCAGCAGCTGGCCTCTGACCTTGGTACTCGAACTGACCTCAAGCTCAG CTACCTGGAAGAGGCTGTGATGCACCTGGACCACAGTGACCCCATCACTCGGGACCACATGGGCTCCGTCATGGCCCAGGTGCGCCAGAAGCTCTTTCAGTTCCTGCAGGCTGAGCCGCACAACTCACTTGGCAAAGTGGCCCGGCGTCTCAGCCTCATGCTGCACGGCCTTGTAACCCCTAGCCTCCCTTAG
- the EDC4 gene encoding enhancer of mRNA-decapping protein 4 isoform X3, with the protein MASSCASIDIEDATQHLRDILKLDRPAGGPSAESQRPSNAYNGDLNGLLVPDPLCSGDGTSTNKSGLRAMPPINLQEKQVICLSGDDSSTCIGILAKEVEIVASSDSSISSKARGSNKVKIQPVAKYDWEQKYYYGNLIAVSNSFLAYAIRAANNGSAMVRVISVSTSERTLLKGFTGSVADLAFAHLNSSQLACLDEAGNLFVWRLALVNGKIQEEILVHIQQPEGTPLNHFRRIIWCPFIPEESEDCCEEGSPTVALLHEDRAEVWDLDMLRSNHSTWPVRVSQIKQGFIVVKGHSTCLSEGALSPDGTVLATASHDGFVKFWQIYIEGQDEPRCLHEWKPHDGRSLSCLLFCDNHKKQDPEVPFWRFLITGADQNRELKMWCTVSWTCLQTIRFSPDIFSSVSVPPSLKVCLDLSAEYLILSDVQRKVLYVMELLQNQEEGRACFSSISEFLLTHPVLSFGIQVVSRCRLRHTEVLPAEEENDSLGADGTHGAGAVESAAGVLIKLFCVHTKALQDVQIRFQPQLNPDVVAPLPTHTAHEDFAFPTAFGESRPELGSEGLGSATQGSQPDLRRIVELPAPADFLSLSSETKPKLMTPDAFMTPSTSLQQIAASPSNSNSSSSSSSSSSSLTAVSAMSSTSAVDPSLPRPPEELTLSPKLQLDGSLTMSSSSSLQASPRSLLPSLLPGPADKLTPKAPGQVPTAASALSLELQEVEPLGLPQASPSRTRSPDVISSASTALSQDIPEIASEALSRGFVSSAPEGLEPDSMASAASALHLLSPRPRPASELGSQLGLDGGPGDGDRHSTPSLLEAALTQEATAPDNQVWPTAPDITRETCSSLAESPRNGLQEKHKSLAFHRPPYHLLQQHDSQDASAEQSDHDDEVASLASVAGGFGTKVPTPRLPAKDWKTKGSPRASPKLKRKGKKDDGDSAVGSRLMEHQVAEAPEDWPALIWQQQRELAELRHSQEELLQRLCTQLEGLQSTVTGHVERALESRHEQDQRRLERALAEGQQRGGQLQEQLTQQLSQALSSAIAGRLERSIRDEIKKTVPPCVSRSLEPVAGQLSNSVATKLTAVEGSMKENISKLLKSKNLTDAIARAAADTLQGPMQAAYREAFQSVVLPAFEKSCQAMFQQINDSFRLGTQEYLQQLESHMKSRKAREQEAREPVLAQLRGLVSTLQGATEQMAATVSSSVRAEVQHQLHVAVGSLQESILAQVQRIVKGEVSVALKEQQAAVTSSIMQAMRSAAGTPVPAAHLDCQAQQAHILQLLQQGHLNQAFQQALTAADLNLVLYVCETVDPGQVFGQPPCPLSQPVLLSLIQQLASDLGTRTDLKLSYLEEAVMHLDHSDPITRDHMGSVMAQVRQKLFQFLQAEPHNSLGKVARRLSLMLHGLVTPSLP; encoded by the exons GTGAAAATCCAGCCTGTGGCCAAGTATGACTGGGAGCAGAAATACTACTACGGCAACCTGATTGCTGTGTCCAACTCCTTCTTGGCCTATGCCATTCGGG CCGCCAACAATGGCTCAGCGATGGTGCGGGTGATCAGTGTAAGCACTTCGGAGCGGACCCTGCTCAAGGGCTTCACAGGCAGCGTGGCTGATCTGGCCTTTGCACACCTGAATTCCTCACAGCTGGCCTGCCTAGATGAGGCAGGCAACCTGTTTGTGTGGCGCTTGGCTCTAGTTAATGGCAAAATTCA AGAAGAGATCTTGGTCCACATCCAGCAGCCAGAGGGTACACCACTGAACCACTTCCGTAGGATCATCTGGTGCCCCTTCATCCCTGAGGAGAGTGAGGACTGCTGTGAGGAGGGCAGCCCAACGGTGGCCCTGTTGCATGAGGACCGG GCTGAGGTGTGGGACCTGGACATGCTCCGCTCCAACCACAGCACCTGGCCTGTGCGTGTCAGCCAGATCAAGCAAGGCTTCATCGTGGTCAAAGGCCATAGCACG TGTCTAAGTGAAGGGGCCCTCTCACCCGATGGGACTGTCCTGGCTACTGCAAGCCATGATGGCTTTGTCAAGTTCTGGCAGATCTACATTGAGGGGCAGGATGAACCAAG GTGTCTGCACGAATGGAAGCCTCATGATGGGAGGTCCCTTTCCTGCCTCCTGTTCTGTGACAACCATAAGAAACAGGAccctga AGTCCCTTTCTGGAGGTTCCTTATTACTGGCGCTGACCAGAATCGAGAGCTAAAGATGTGGTGCACAGTGTCCTGGACCTGTCTGCAGACAATTCG TTTCTCCCCAGATATCTTTAGCTCAGTGAGTGTGCCCCCCAGCCTCAAGGTTTGTCTGGACCTCTCAGCTGAATACCTTATTCTCAGCGATGTGCAACGGAAG GTCCTCTACGTGATGGAGCTGCTGCAGAACCAGGAGGAGGGCCGTGCCTGCTTCAGCTCCATCTCTGAGTTCCTGCTCACCCATCCTGTGCTGAGCTTTGGTATCCAGGTTGTGAGTCGCTGCCGGCTGCGGCACACTGAAGTGCTACCTGCTGAGGAAGAGAATGACAGCCTAGGGGCTG ATGGAACCCACGGAGCTGGTGCCGTGGAGTCTGCAGCTGGTGTGCTCATCAAACTCTTCTGTGTGCATACTAA GGCATTGCAAGACGTACAGATCCGCTTCCAGCCACAGCTGAACCCTGATGTGGtggccccactccccacccacacTGCCCATGAGGACTTCG CTTTCCCCACAGCATTTGGAGAGTCTCGGCCCGAACTGGGCTCTGAGGGCCTGGGGTCAGCTACCCAAGGCTCCCAGCCTGACCTCCGACGCATAGTGGAGCTACCTGCACCTGCTGACTTCCTCAGTCTGAGCAGTGAGACCAAGCCCAAGCTGATGACACCTGACGCCTTCATGACACCTAGCACCTCCCTGCAGCAG atTGCTGCCTCCCCcagcaacagcaacagcagcagcagctccagctccagctcctccTCTCTTACAGCTGTGTCTGCCATGAGCAGTACCTCAGCTGTggacccctccctgcccag GCCACCCGAGGAGCtgactttgagccccaagttgCAGCTGGATGGCAGTTTGACaatgagcagcagcagcagcctgcAGGCAAGCCCGCGTAGCCTCTTGCCTAGCTTGCTCCCAGGTCCAGCTGACAAACTGACTCCCAAAGCACCTGGACAG GTGCCTACTGCTGCTTCTGCACTATCACTGGAGCTGCAGGAAGTGGAGCCCCTGGGGCTACCCCAGGCTTCCCCTAGCCGTACCCGCTCCCCTGATGTTATCTCCTCAGCTTCCACTGCCCTGTCCCAGGACATCCCTGAGATTGCATCTGAGGCCCTCTCCCGTGGTTTTGTCTCCTCTGCTCCTGAGGGTCTTGAACCAGATAGTATGGCCTCGGCTGCCTCAGCGCTACACCTGCTGTCCCCACGGCCCCGGCCAGCATCTGAGCTTGGCTCTCAGCTTGGCCTGGATGGAGGCCCTGGGGATGGGGATCGGCATAGTACCCCTTCCCTTTTGGAGGCAGCCTTGACCCAGGAAGCCACAGCCCCTGACAATCAGGTCTGGCCTACGGCACCAGACATTACTCGTGAGACCTGCAGCAGCCTGGCAGAGAG TCCCAGGAATGGCCTCCAGGAGAAGCACAAGAGCCTGGCCTTCCACCGACCACCTTATCACCTCCTGCAGCAACATGATAGCCAGGATGCCAGTGCTGAGCAAAG TGACCATGATGATGAAGTGGCCAGCCTTGCCTCTGTTGCAGGGGGCTTTGGCACCAAAGTTCCCACTCCACGGCTGCCAGCCAAGGACTGGAAGACCAAGGGATCTCCTCGAGCCTCACCCAAGCTTAAGAGAAAGGGCAAGAAAGATGACGG GGATTCGGCCGTAGGATCCCGGCTCATGGAGCACCAG GTGGCAGAAGCTCCTGAAGACTGGCCAGCACTAATTTGGCAACAGCAGAGAGAGCTGGCAGAGCTGCGGCACAGCCAGGAAGAATTGCTGCAGCGTCTTTGCACCCAACTTGAAGGCTTGCAGAGCACAGTCACGGGCCACGTAGAACGCGCCCTAGAGTCACGGCATGAGCAAGACC AGCGGCGGCTGGAGCGGGCACTGGCTGAGGGGCAGCAGCGGGGTGGGCAGCTGCAGGAGCAGCTGACGCAACAGCTGTCCCAGGCACTGTCTTCAGCTATAGCTGGTCGGCTAGAGCGCAGCATACGGGATGAGATCAAGAAGACTGTGCCTCCAT GTGTCTCCAGGAGTTTGGAGCCAGTGGCAGGCCAACTGAGCAATTCTGTGGCCACCAAGCTCACAGCTGTGGAGGGTAGCATGAAAGAGAATATCTCCAAGCTACTAAAGTCCAAG aaCTTGACAGATGCCATTGCCCGAGCAGCTGCAGACACATTACAGGGGCCAATGCAGGCTGCCTACCGTGAAGCCTTCCAGAGCGTGGTACTGCCAGCCTTTGAGAAGAGCTGCCAGGCCATGTTCCAGCAGATCAATGATAGCTTCCGACTGGGCACGCAAGAAT ACTTGCAGCAGCTAGAGAGCCACATGAAGAGCCGGAAGGCACGAGAACAGGAAGCACGGGAGCCCGTGTTGGCCCAGCTGCGAGGCCTGGTCAGCACACTGCAGGGTGCCACTGAGCAGATGGCAGCCACTGTATCCAGCAGCGTTCGGGCTGAGGTGCAGCACCAGCTGCACGTGGCTGTGGGCAG CCTGCAGGAGTCAATTTTAGCACAGGTACAGCGCATCGTTAAAGGTGAGGTGAGTGTAGCACTTAAGGAGCAACAGGCCGCTGTCACGTCTAGCATCATGCAGGCCATGCGTTCAGCTGCTGGCACACCTGTCCCCGCTGCCCACCTCGACTGCCAGGCCCAGCAAGCCCATATTCTACAGCTGCTGCAGCAGGGCCACCTCAATCAGGCCTTCCAGCAG GCCCTGACGGCTGCTGACCTGAACCTGGTGCTGTATGTGTGTGAAACTGTGGACCCAGGGCAGGTTTTTGGGCAGCCACCCTGCCCACTCTCCCAGCCTGTGCTCCTTTCCCTCATCCAGCAGCTGGCCTCTGACCTTGGTACTCGAACTGACCTCAAGCTCAG CTACCTGGAAGAGGCTGTGATGCACCTGGACCACAGTGACCCCATCACTCGGGACCACATGGGCTCCGTCATGGCCCAGGTGCGCCAGAAGCTCTTTCAGTTCCTGCAGGCTGAGCCGCACAACTCACTTGGCAAAGTGGCCCGGCGTCTCAGCCTCATGCTGCACGGCCTTGTAACCCCTAGCCTCCCTTAG